In the genome of Streptomyces collinus, one region contains:
- the nuoE gene encoding NADH-quinone oxidoreductase subunit NuoE produces MTTSSSERGVSLGMPQLPAPAYPDDVRARLETDAREVIARYPDSRSALLPLLHLVQAEEGHVTRTGMQFCADVLGLTTAEVTAVATFYTMYRRRPSGDYQVGVCTNTLCAVMGGDAIFEELQEHLGVGNGETTGDGKVTLEHIECNAACDFAPVVMVNWEFFDNQTPASAKSLVDDLRAGRPVTPTRGARMCTFKETARVLAGFPDEREGAVESGGSAGPASLIGLKLAKGESAPARVVHPRGEAVRTEAPHDPSPTEHLSSHDAPQDTSASDPAHPAGPTAEEGE; encoded by the coding sequence GTGACCACATCGTCTTCCGAGCGGGGCGTCAGCCTGGGCATGCCCCAACTGCCCGCACCCGCCTACCCGGACGACGTCCGGGCCCGTCTGGAGACGGACGCGCGCGAGGTCATCGCCCGCTACCCCGACTCCCGGTCCGCCCTGCTGCCGCTGCTGCACCTCGTGCAGGCGGAGGAGGGGCACGTCACCCGCACCGGCATGCAGTTCTGCGCGGACGTGCTCGGCCTGACCACGGCCGAGGTCACCGCCGTCGCCACCTTCTACACCATGTACCGCCGCCGCCCGAGCGGTGACTACCAGGTGGGGGTGTGCACCAACACCCTGTGCGCCGTCATGGGCGGGGACGCGATCTTCGAGGAGCTCCAGGAGCACCTCGGCGTCGGCAACGGCGAGACCACCGGCGACGGCAAGGTCACCCTGGAGCACATCGAGTGCAACGCGGCCTGCGACTTCGCGCCGGTCGTGATGGTCAACTGGGAGTTCTTCGACAACCAGACCCCGGCCAGCGCCAAGAGCCTCGTCGACGACCTGCGCGCGGGACGGCCGGTCACGCCCACCCGCGGCGCGCGCATGTGCACCTTCAAGGAGACCGCCCGGGTCCTGGCCGGCTTCCCCGACGAGCGGGAGGGGGCCGTGGAGTCCGGGGGGAGCGCGGGACCCGCCTCCCTGATCGGCCTGAAGCTCGCCAAGGGGGAGAGCGCTCCCGCGCGCGTGGTGCATCCACGCGGTGAGGCCGTCCGGACCGAGGCACCCCACGACCCGTCACCGACGGAGCACCTGAGCTCGCACGACGCGCCGCAGGACACATCGGCCTCCGACCCGGCCCACCCGGCCGGGCCCACCGCCGAGGAGGGGGAGTGA
- a CDS encoding NuoB/complex I 20 kDa subunit family protein — protein sequence MGLEEKLPSGFLLTTVEQAAGWVRKASVFPATFGLACCAIEMMTTGAGRYDLARFGMEVFRGSPRQADLMIVAGRVSQKMAPVLRQVYDQMPNPKWVISMGVCASSGGMFNNYAIVQGVDHIVPVDIYLPGCPPRPEMLMDAILKLHQKIQTSKLGVNAEEAAREAEEAALKALPTIEMKGLLR from the coding sequence ATGGGACTCGAAGAAAAGCTGCCGAGCGGCTTCCTGCTGACCACCGTCGAGCAGGCCGCGGGCTGGGTGCGCAAGGCGTCGGTCTTCCCCGCCACGTTCGGCCTCGCCTGTTGTGCCATCGAGATGATGACCACCGGAGCCGGCCGCTACGACCTGGCGCGCTTCGGCATGGAGGTCTTCCGCGGCTCACCGCGCCAGGCGGACCTGATGATCGTCGCCGGCCGGGTGAGCCAGAAGATGGCGCCGGTGCTCCGGCAGGTCTACGACCAGATGCCGAACCCCAAGTGGGTGATCTCCATGGGGGTCTGCGCCTCCTCGGGCGGCATGTTCAACAACTACGCCATCGTCCAGGGCGTCGACCACATCGTGCCGGTCGACATCTATCTCCCCGGCTGCCCGCCCCGGCCGGAGATGCTGATGGACGCGATCCTCAAGCTCCACCAGAAGATCCAGACCTCCAAGCTCGGCGTGAACGCCGAGGAGGCGGCCCGGGAGGCGGAGGAGGCGGCGCTCAAGGCCCTGCCCACGATCGAGATGAAGGGGCTGCTGCGATGA
- a CDS encoding NADH-quinone oxidoreductase subunit D, with the protein MSTSHASPRETTEGTVYTVTGGDWDEVVESAARADDERIVVNMGPQHPSTHGVLRLILEIEGETVTEARCGIGYLHTGIEKNLEYRTWTQGTTFVTRMDYLTPFFNETAYCLGVEKLLGIEDQIPDRASIIRVLLMELNRLSSHLVCIATGGMELGATTIMIYGFRDRELILDIYELITGLRMNHAYIRPGGLAQDLPPGAVDQIREFVKKMKKNLPEYDKLATGNPIFKARMQDVGYLDLAGCMALGATGPILRSTGLPHDLRKAQPYCGYETYDFEIPTADTCDSYGRFLIRLEEMRQSLRIVEQCLDRLQPGPVMVADKKIAWPAQLALGPDGLGNSLDHIKKIMGTSMEALIHHFKLVTEGFRVPPGQAYAAVESPKGELGVHVVSDGGTRPYRVHFRDPSFTNLQAMAAMCEGGQVADVIVAVASIDPVMGGVDR; encoded by the coding sequence ATGAGCACATCGCACGCGTCTCCCCGGGAGACCACCGAAGGCACCGTGTACACGGTCACGGGCGGCGACTGGGACGAGGTCGTCGAGTCGGCGGCCCGCGCCGACGACGAGCGCATCGTCGTCAACATGGGCCCGCAGCACCCGTCCACCCACGGCGTGCTCCGCCTGATCCTGGAGATCGAGGGCGAGACCGTCACCGAAGCCCGCTGCGGAATCGGTTATCTGCACACCGGCATCGAGAAGAACCTCGAATACCGGACGTGGACGCAGGGCACCACGTTCGTGACGCGCATGGACTACCTCACGCCGTTCTTCAACGAGACGGCGTACTGCCTCGGCGTCGAGAAGCTCCTCGGCATCGAGGACCAGATCCCGGACCGCGCCTCGATCATCCGCGTGCTCCTGATGGAGCTGAACCGCCTCTCCTCGCACCTGGTGTGCATCGCCACCGGCGGCATGGAGCTGGGCGCGACCACGATCATGATCTACGGATTCCGTGATCGTGAACTCATTCTCGATATCTACGAGCTGATCACCGGCCTGCGGATGAACCACGCGTACATCCGCCCCGGCGGACTCGCCCAGGACCTACCGCCCGGCGCGGTGGACCAGATCCGCGAGTTCGTGAAGAAGATGAAGAAGAACCTCCCGGAGTACGACAAGCTCGCCACCGGGAACCCCATCTTCAAGGCGCGCATGCAGGACGTCGGCTACCTCGACCTGGCCGGCTGCATGGCCCTCGGCGCGACGGGCCCGATCCTGCGCTCCACCGGCCTGCCGCACGACCTGCGCAAGGCACAGCCCTACTGCGGCTACGAGACCTACGACTTCGAGATCCCGACCGCCGACACCTGCGACTCCTACGGCCGCTTCCTCATCCGGCTGGAGGAGATGCGCCAGTCCCTGAGGATCGTCGAGCAGTGCCTGGACCGGCTCCAGCCCGGCCCGGTCATGGTCGCCGACAAGAAGATCGCCTGGCCGGCCCAGCTCGCCCTGGGCCCCGACGGGCTCGGCAACTCCCTCGACCACATCAAGAAGATCATGGGCACCTCCATGGAGGCCCTGATCCACCACTTCAAGCTGGTCACCGAGGGCTTCCGCGTCCCGCCGGGACAGGCGTACGCGGCGGTCGAGTCGCCCAAGGGCGAACTCGGGGTGCACGTCGTCTCCGACGGCGGCACCCGCCCCTACCGGGTCCACTTCCGGGACCCGTCCTTCACCAACCTTCAGGCCATGGCGGCGATGTGCGAGGGCGGCCAGGTCGCCGACGTCATCGTCGCCGTCGCGTCCATCGACCCCGTGATGGGAGGCGTCGACCGGTGA
- a CDS encoding NADH-quinone oxidoreductase subunit C encodes MSDANGNGVNPEKDLSAENLPGQRGQGGEEIRVQRGMFGANNGGDTSGYGGLVRSVRLPGPAARPYGGWFDEVADELEGALEEQGLLPDNAIEKTVVDRDELAFHIEREHLVLVARTLRDDPALRFELCTGVSGVHYPNDKGRELHAVYHLRSITHNRVIRLEVSAPDSDPHIPSLVAVYPTNDWHERETYDFFGIVFDGHPALTRIMMPDDWQGFPQRKDYPLGGIPVEYKGAQIPAPDQRRSYS; translated from the coding sequence ATGAGCGACGCGAACGGCAACGGTGTCAATCCCGAGAAGGACCTCTCCGCGGAGAACCTCCCCGGCCAGCGCGGCCAGGGCGGCGAGGAGATCCGCGTCCAGCGCGGCATGTTCGGTGCGAACAACGGCGGCGACACCTCCGGCTACGGCGGCCTGGTCCGCTCGGTCCGGCTCCCGGGACCGGCGGCCCGTCCCTACGGCGGCTGGTTCGACGAGGTCGCCGACGAACTCGAAGGCGCGCTGGAGGAGCAGGGCCTGCTCCCGGACAACGCCATCGAGAAGACGGTCGTCGACCGCGACGAGCTGGCCTTCCACATCGAGCGCGAGCACCTCGTCCTCGTCGCCCGCACCCTGCGCGACGACCCGGCCCTGCGCTTCGAACTGTGCACCGGCGTCAGCGGCGTGCACTACCCGAACGACAAGGGCCGCGAGCTGCACGCCGTCTACCACCTGCGCTCGATCACCCACAACCGGGTGATCCGCCTGGAGGTCAGCGCCCCCGACAGCGACCCGCACATCCCGTCGCTGGTCGCGGTCTATCCGACGAACGACTGGCACGAGCGCGAGACGTACGACTTCTTCGGAATCGTCTTCGACGGCCACCCGGCCCTGACGCGGATCATGATGCCGGACGACTGGCAGGGCTTCCCGCAGCGCAAGGACTACCCCCTCGGCGGCATCCCCGTCGAGTACAAGGGCGCCCAGATCCCGGCTCCGGACCAGCGGAGGTCGTACTCATGA
- a CDS encoding geranylgeranyl reductase family protein — MTVVTEPLSENTADVIVVGAGPAGSTTAYHLAKAGLDVLLLEKTEFPREKVCGDGLTPRAVKQLVAMGIDISEEAGWLRNKGLRIIGGGVRLQLDWPDLASFPDYGLVRKRDDFDEQLARNAQKAGARLFERCNVGAPILDERTGRITGVHAKLGEEKREVTFRAPLVVAADGNSTRLSLAMGLHRREDRPMGVAVRTYFTSPRHEDDYLESWLELWDRRGAEDRLLPGYGWIFGMGDGTSNVGLGVLNTSDSFKELDWREVLKAWCASMPEDWGYTPDNMTGPIRGAALPMAFNRQPHYTKGLLLVGDAGGLVNPFNGEGIAYAMESGQIAADVIVQAHARPNPASRELALQRYPRVLKDTYGGYYTLGRAFVKLIGNPKVMQIAAQRGLTHPMLMKFTLKLLANLTDPTGGDAMDRIINGLSRVAPKA, encoded by the coding sequence GTGACCGTCGTGACCGAGCCCCTCTCCGAGAACACCGCCGATGTGATCGTCGTGGGCGCGGGGCCGGCCGGCTCCACCACCGCCTACCACCTCGCCAAGGCCGGACTCGACGTCCTCCTGCTGGAGAAGACCGAGTTCCCCCGCGAGAAGGTCTGCGGCGACGGCCTCACCCCGCGTGCCGTCAAGCAGCTGGTGGCGATGGGCATCGACATCTCGGAAGAGGCCGGCTGGCTGCGCAACAAGGGCCTGCGCATCATCGGCGGCGGGGTGCGGCTCCAGCTCGACTGGCCGGATCTCGCCTCCTTCCCCGACTACGGCCTCGTCCGCAAGCGCGACGACTTCGACGAGCAGCTCGCCCGGAACGCCCAGAAAGCCGGTGCCCGGCTCTTCGAGCGGTGCAACGTGGGCGCGCCGATCCTGGACGAGCGCACGGGCCGCATCACCGGGGTGCACGCCAAGCTCGGTGAGGAGAAGCGCGAGGTCACCTTCCGCGCGCCGCTCGTCGTGGCCGCCGACGGCAACTCCACGCGGCTGTCCCTGGCGATGGGGCTGCACCGCCGCGAGGACCGCCCGATGGGCGTGGCCGTGCGCACGTACTTCACCAGCCCGCGCCACGAGGACGACTACCTGGAGTCCTGGCTGGAGCTGTGGGACCGCCGCGGCGCCGAGGACCGCCTGCTGCCCGGCTACGGCTGGATCTTCGGCATGGGCGACGGCACGTCGAACGTCGGCCTCGGCGTCCTCAACACCTCCGACTCCTTCAAGGAGCTGGACTGGCGCGAGGTGCTGAAGGCCTGGTGCGCGTCCATGCCGGAGGACTGGGGCTACACCCCCGACAACATGACCGGCCCGATCCGCGGCGCCGCCCTGCCCATGGCCTTCAACCGCCAGCCGCACTACACCAAGGGCCTGCTGCTCGTCGGTGACGCCGGCGGCCTGGTGAACCCCTTCAACGGCGAGGGCATCGCCTACGCCATGGAGTCCGGCCAGATCGCCGCCGACGTCATCGTCCAGGCCCACGCCCGGCCGAACCCCGCGAGCCGCGAACTGGCCCTCCAGCGCTACCCGCGCGTCCTGAAGGACACCTACGGCGGCTACTACACGCTCGGCCGCGCCTTCGTGAAGCTCATCGGCAACCCGAAGGTCATGCAGATCGCCGCCCAGCGCGGTCTCACGCACCCGATGCTGATGAAGTTCACCCTGAAGCTCCTCGCGAACCTCACCGACCCGACGGGCGGCGACGCGATGGACCGCATCATCAACGGACTGAGCAGGGTGGCCCCGAAGGCCTGA
- the nuoF gene encoding NADH-quinone oxidoreductase subunit NuoF produces the protein MTLAPELKDTSPEKLLAPVLSAFWDEDKSWTLDVYRRHEGYEGLRKALAMSPDDLIAYVKDSGLRGRGGAGFPTGMKWQFIPQGDGKPHYLVVNADESEPGTCKDIPLLFANPHSLIEGMIIACYAIRSSHAFIYLRGEVVPVLRRLHSAVREAYEAGFLGENILDSGLDLDITVHAGAGAYICGEETALLDSLEGRRGQPRLRPPFPAVAGLYACPTVVNNVESIASVPAILQRGKEWFRSMGSEKSPGFTLYSLSGHVAGPGQYEAPLGITLRQLLDMSGGMRPGHRLKFWTPGGSSTPMFTDEHLDVPLDYEGVGAAGSMLGTKALQCFDETTCVVRAVTRWTEFYAHESCGKCTPCREGTYWLVQLLRDIEAGKGQMSDLDKLNDIADNINGKSFCALGDGAASPIFSSLKYFREEYEQHISGRGCPFDPAKSTAWADRTEVTA, from the coding sequence ATGACCTTGGCACCCGAGCTGAAAGACACGAGCCCCGAGAAGCTGCTCGCACCGGTGCTGTCGGCCTTCTGGGACGAGGACAAGTCCTGGACGCTGGACGTGTACCGGCGGCACGAGGGGTACGAAGGGCTGCGCAAGGCGCTCGCCATGTCGCCGGACGACCTGATCGCGTACGTCAAGGACTCCGGTCTGCGCGGACGCGGCGGCGCGGGATTCCCCACCGGGATGAAGTGGCAGTTCATTCCCCAGGGGGACGGAAAGCCGCACTATCTTGTTGTCAACGCCGACGAGTCGGAGCCCGGGACGTGCAAGGACATCCCGCTCCTCTTCGCGAACCCGCACAGCCTCATCGAGGGCATGATCATCGCGTGTTACGCCATCAGGTCGTCGCACGCCTTCATCTATCTGCGTGGTGAAGTGGTCCCCGTGCTGCGGCGGTTGCACTCCGCCGTACGCGAGGCGTACGAGGCCGGCTTCCTCGGCGAGAACATCCTGGACAGCGGACTCGACCTCGACATCACCGTGCACGCGGGCGCGGGCGCGTACATCTGCGGTGAGGAGACCGCACTGCTCGACTCGCTCGAAGGCCGCCGGGGCCAGCCGCGGCTTCGTCCCCCCTTCCCTGCCGTCGCGGGCCTCTATGCGTGCCCGACTGTGGTGAACAACGTCGAATCGATCGCGTCGGTTCCCGCGATCCTGCAGCGGGGCAAGGAATGGTTCCGGTCGATGGGGAGCGAGAAGTCGCCCGGCTTCACGCTCTACTCCCTCTCCGGCCATGTCGCCGGCCCCGGCCAGTACGAGGCGCCGCTCGGGATCACGCTCCGCCAGCTCCTCGACATGAGCGGCGGCATGCGCCCCGGGCACCGCCTCAAGTTCTGGACGCCGGGCGGCTCCTCGACCCCGATGTTCACCGACGAGCACCTCGACGTCCCCCTTGACTACGAAGGAGTGGGCGCCGCGGGTTCCATGCTCGGCACCAAAGCCCTCCAGTGCTTCGACGAGACGACCTGCGTGGTCCGTGCCGTCACCCGCTGGACGGAGTTCTACGCCCACGAGTCCTGCGGCAAGTGCACGCCCTGCCGCGAAGGGACCTACTGGCTCGTGCAGTTGCTGCGCGACATCGAGGCCGGCAAGGGACAGATGTCCGACCTCGACAAGCTGAACGACATCGCCGACAACATCAACGGCAAGTCCTTCTGCGCCCTCGGCGACGGCGCCGCCTCGCCGATCTTCTCCTCGCTCAAGTACTTCCGCGAGGAGTACGAGCAGCACATCTCGGGCCGGGGCTGTCCCTTCGACCCGGCCAAGTCGACGGCCTGGGCCGACCGCACGGAGGTGACCGCATGA
- a CDS encoding NADH-quinone oxidoreductase subunit A, producing the protein MNAYAPILVLGALGAGFAIFSVVMATLIGPKRYNRAKLEAYECGIEPTPTPAGGGRFPIKYYLTAMLFIIFDIEIVFLYPWAVTFDALGIFGLVEMLLFVLTVFVAYAYVWRRGGLEWD; encoded by the coding sequence GTGAACGCTTATGCGCCCATCCTCGTACTGGGAGCCCTCGGGGCAGGCTTTGCGATCTTCTCCGTGGTCATGGCCACGTTGATCGGGCCCAAGCGGTACAACCGGGCCAAGCTCGAGGCCTACGAGTGCGGCATCGAGCCGACCCCCACGCCGGCCGGCGGCGGGCGCTTCCCGATCAAGTACTACCTGACGGCGATGCTCTTCATCATTTTCGATATCGAGATCGTCTTCCTCTACCCCTGGGCCGTCACCTTCGACGCCCTGGGGATCTTCGGGCTCGTGGAGATGCTGCTCTTCGTGCTCACCGTCTTCGTCGCGTACGCGTACGTATGGCGGCGCGGCGGCCTGGAATGGGACTGA
- a CDS encoding C40 family peptidase gives MKEPLVPVIPMSHTAHIRSHRKPRRSATSSIALRAGVAGGVLSMAAAGASASASAAEPVTQTIELPTLTADLSAQVAQSAAATQQAAANYELRAERDAAAAKAATEAKKDLAEAKKKAEAKKKAAEAARKAAAERANRSTERATLSASASASASTSVSAPSSGSVATVIAFLKAQVGDAYVMGATGPNAWDCSSLVQAAYKQVGVDLPRVSQDQSMAGTDVPLSSVQVGDILYWGGKGSAYHVGVYIGNGQYLDAANPSKGVVIQDLSGYPASGAVRVL, from the coding sequence ATGAAGGAGCCCCTGGTACCGGTTATTCCCATGTCCCACACCGCTCACATACGCAGCCACCGGAAACCCCGCCGCAGCGCGACCTCATCGATCGCCCTGCGCGCCGGCGTTGCCGGTGGCGTTCTCAGCATGGCAGCGGCTGGTGCGTCGGCCTCGGCGAGCGCCGCCGAGCCGGTGACGCAGACCATCGAACTGCCCACCCTGACGGCCGACCTGTCCGCTCAGGTCGCCCAGTCCGCGGCCGCCACCCAGCAGGCCGCCGCGAACTACGAACTGCGCGCCGAGCGTGACGCCGCCGCCGCCAAGGCCGCGACGGAGGCCAAGAAGGACCTCGCCGAGGCGAAGAAGAAGGCGGAGGCCAAGAAGAAGGCCGCCGAGGCCGCCCGCAAGGCCGCCGCCGAGCGCGCCAACCGCAGCACCGAGCGGGCCACCCTGTCCGCCTCCGCCTCCGCGTCCGCCTCCACGTCGGTGTCGGCGCCCTCCAGCGGCAGCGTCGCGACGGTCATCGCGTTCCTCAAGGCCCAGGTGGGCGACGCCTACGTCATGGGCGCCACCGGTCCCAACGCCTGGGACTGCTCCTCCCTCGTGCAGGCCGCGTACAAGCAGGTCGGTGTGGATCTGCCGCGCGTCTCGCAGGACCAGTCGATGGCCGGCACGGACGTCCCGCTGTCCAGCGTCCAGGTCGGCGACATCCTGTACTGGGGCGGCAAGGGCTCCGCGTACCACGTGGGTGTCTACATCGGGAACGGCCAGTACCTGGACGCGGCGAACCCGTCCAAGGGCGTCGTCATCCAGGACCTGTCGGGCTACCCGGCGTCGGGCGCGGTGCGCGTCCTCTGA